The Balaenoptera musculus isolate JJ_BM4_2016_0621 chromosome 6, mBalMus1.pri.v3, whole genome shotgun sequence nucleotide sequence GGCCTCCAGATTGGTCCCAGGCGAGCATCAGCGAGTGACAGACAGAtcgccttttctttctcttcccctttccttcctccgaTCCTCCTCACTCTTtctaactttctctctctctctctttttattttgcactacgtttaacttttttaaaaaaatttatttattttatctatttatttttttgtctgtgttgggtctttgccgCTGGGtgcgggccctctctagttgcggcgagcgggggccaccctccTCCGCGGTGAGCGGggatctcattgcggtggcttctcttgttgcggagcacgggctccaggcgcgcgggcttcagtagttgtggcacgtgggctcagtagctgtggctcgcgggctctagagcacaggctcagtagttgtggcgcacgggcttcgttgctccgcggcatgtgggatcctcccggaccagggctcgaaaccgcgtcccccgcattggcaggcggactcccaagcactgcgccaccaaggaagacCACGTTTAACTTTTAAAACGTGTCCTTTGTAAATCGATTAACCGTGTAGGCCCCCGCCTTCCCCCACCACTGCCTTAAGCACCTTTGAATTTCCTTTTCCCTGAAAGGGGAGCAACCTTTAACGTTGCTTCCTGTTTGTTGCAATTTGTGGGTGCTGTGTAGAAACCATCAATCAACTCACCATTGGGACCAGATTCTCACCACTTCTTTAGGAGGCGAGCTAGAGGCTCTGAGTGTGATTTACCACTATCGGTGTGCATCCTAAGGAAACTcactatggaaaaaaatgtgCCTACTTCCACTGCTTTCTCAGGTTGTTTGAGGCTCTTTTCGAAGTTTCTTATAtgttcacaggaaaaaaaaaaaattaagggccTAACAAGGTTACAGGAATCATGAAAATGTGTACTTTTCATTGTACAAATTAGTactaaaaatcagaaaagaaataacgTTTTGTATTCacaaaaaaatatagaattagtttttaaaatatcagtttgtCATAGGTAGGACTCACGTTGAACACTGCCTGATGAATGGCTCTGGGTACCTGTAGGCACTGTCAAGTATCCGTGTAGCCATGTGCATTGTCTGTTAGGTAACTccttagaagtagaattgctgtcAGCAGGTTAGATAATTTTACACTTTTGTTTAGATAAGGATAAACTGGCCTCCAGAAGAAGGCTGGACCATTTTACCTCACACCAAGAGTCCACAAGTGTGCCTGTTTCCCTACACCTTTGCCACACTAAACCACACGTTAATTCTTTGCTAGTCTAAGAAGTAAAAATGGGGCACCACAGTGCTGTGGTTTTGATTCCTCAGTGCCAGTAGAGATTTTCAAGGATCCATGAGATTTCTGAGACTGGGAATGGATGACCAGGAGACCAGGCAGcagttggggcggggggggggggcaaaaatACAAACAGTAAAAGAACTGACAAAAATCTTACACAAATTCTTTCAGACAGCTTAAAAGTTCTTCAGTAGTTTCTAAGCCCAGCATAACCTTAATAGTGAAACCTGacaaaaacatttgaaaggaagaaaaatattaatacctTTCAATATCCTTCCtaaaaacagaggcaaaattccttaacaaaacaaatagtaaactaaattcaggaatttttaaagaagaaaacatgccatgaccaagtggggttaaTCACAGGAATAACATCTGAAAATGAATCAGTGTTTTTCACTATGCTAACACCATGAAGGAGAAAATCTAAATGAACAGcttaacagatgcagaaaaagcattcgaCAACACTTAACCTCCCTGTCATGATAAAACCTCTCATTATATCAGGGCAAAAGAGACCTTCCTCCATCTGATGAAGGCCACTTCCTCTTGGAGTCACATAGGAGATTAGGATAACCTAGAAAGGGGTGTGAAGGAATGTTCTGTAGTAATGCTAACTTCCGGGATCTAGATAGAGGGTCTGGGTTTCCCAAGTGTATGCGTTTTAAAAAACCACTTGAATGGTACCCTTAAGAATTGtgcatttccttctttgtaaatcttaacactgaaaaaaaactgtaaagaaatatGGAGCTCAAGTTACTGACATAACGCTGAAGTATTGAGTTGCAGACATGTGAATTTCATCATAAAAATAAGACACTTAGGAGAATggacagagggatggataaagaaagaaatatggggcttccctggtggcgcagtggttaagaatctgcctgccaatgcaggggacactggttcaagccctggtccgggaagatcccacacaccgtggagcagctaagcccgtgcgccacaactactgagcctgcgctctagagcccgcgagtcacaactagagaaagcccgcgtgcagcaacgaagacccaacgcagccaaaaataaataaaaattaaataaattaattaaaaaaaagaaagaaatatgtgatAAGGCATATATAGCAAAATATTAGTTACAGAATCTAGGTGGTGAGTATATGAGAGTTTACCGTACAGATCTTTAAACTTTGTTGGATGCATGAAAATGTTTGTAATAAAACATTGAGGGAGAGAGACTGTGAGAGGAGAACCAGGAAAGAGAGGGGGGAATAGGACGGTGAAGGCAGGGAAAGGAGATTCTACCAACCTGTGGGGACTCGGAGGAGGCCCAGCCTGGGGAAGGGACGACTTAGAGGACATATGTGGGCTTAGCTGTCCCCAAATACTTGACAGGCTTTTCTGTGGAAGAGAGCTGCATTTTATGTTGTTTAGATCCTGGCAGTTGAACTGGGCTCAACATAAGCTGTTTCCAttgtaactttgtttttctttctttctttttttttccccttaatttcactttctcttttgtcACTCCCAGGTTAAAGCAAAGTTGCAAAGACTATACAAACCCCCCCCCTTTTTCCTGTACCATGTGAAAAATAGCTGCTGACATGCTAGATCCCATGACCGAATACTTGAATGTATATTTCCTACAAATGAGGACATTCTCCCCCAAAACTACAGCACAGCCTTCAGCATCAGAACACTAACATCAACACGTTAATCCTCATCAGATCCGCAGACTCCATTCAGATTTTTTCGACTGGCCCCGTTGTGTCATTGTTAGCACGGAGACTCATCTCAAAACCCTGTAttgctgtttcttcttcctctgtgtgACTCATTATGTGGAACTCTAACAGCTTCCTTTCCAGGACAGCTTGTCCGGTTAAAGCCAAAAGTTCATGACTCAACTGTGATTCTGTATCCTGCTTTTGAAAAAGTGTGTGCATGGTATAAGACTCATttgtgaaaatgtgtgtgtgcgcgcacgtacgcgcatgggagaaagaaagagagagagcctgAGAGTATTACACATATGGTCAAATAGAAGAAGTAAAGACACAAAATAATGGATGTTTTCTCTAACTGAGGGGATCCCTGTGgtttctgtattcttttaaaaaattttttccttgcgCATACTTTCCggaataaacatattttattttattataagagaaaggaataccaggaaaaaaatttaagtgtaagTTACTTGGTAGCACAAAAGGCCAGAGGACAGACATGAAAAGAATGAGAGTTTATAGCTGGAAGAAAGGCCCCAGTTCTGTTTCGTTTTGCAGGCGGTGGTCAAGGGACTGTGGGATGCATCCTGGGAGGGATGAGAGTCTGGAAGCCACTCATGCCCGTCCCTGCTTTGTCTCCACAGACTGCGGCTGCTTCAGCCATGCACATAAGGCAGGAAAAATTTCACCAGCAATTAGCTGCCCCACAGAGATGGAAACGCAGCCGCTCAGAGAAGTTGTGTGCACCAGGTACATTCTAAGACTGATCTCCAGCCCTTACCCCACCCTTGTCTCCAAGTCCTTCTGGTCTTCTGATTCCTGCGGTTCCTGGTTCTTATTCCGCAGGCATTTACTGGAAGTCTTccatgtgccaggcgctgtgccagTGGAGGGCACGAGGCCCCCGCCCTCCTGGAACCCTCCTCCTAGGATGGTACCCAGACAGATGGACAAATGTGACAGTTAGAGAGATGAGATAGCAACCGTGAGGATAATTGAGTGATGGGTGGGACAGAGTCGGGGTTGGTGAGGCCTCCTGGGGATGGTGACTTTGGTGCAGAGAGCCAGGTAGAGCTCCTGAGGGGGCCCCTGGGAACTGTCAccccagagggcagggctgggcttgtTTGAGCAAAGCTAGGGGGCAGCTGGGGTGAGTGGAAGGTGGAGAGGTCACCGGGACAGGTGGGAGGAGGCCACAGACCCTGAACACTGTGAAGGGagcatgagttttatttttttagtgaggTATTAAAGTAAGTAAAAATCTCACTGTTTTATATTgatacatgttgaaatgatactaTGTTGGATAttgcctctttctttttactcttttttttttttaatatacaagtgacttggatttttattttttaattttttttatttttggctatgttgggtcttcgtttctgtacgagggctttctctagttgcggcaagtgggggccactcttcatcgcggtgcgcgggcctctcactgtcgcggcctctcttgttgcggagcacaggctccagacgcacaggctcagtaattgtggctcacgggcctagttgctccgcggcatgtgggatcctcccagaccagggctcgaacccgtgtcccctgcattggcaggcggattctcaaccactgcgccaccagggaagccctttctttttactctttagtGTGCCAACTATGAATGTGGCTTTTATGTGTGGCTAGTAATATACTCCTGCTGGCAGTACTGGTCTAAGGTGTGTGGTAGATGTAGAATCAAAAGATTAAAGCCAGGTCAAGGAGAGTTCCCCGTGTGGATTCCACTGATGGCCGAAAGAGGCAGCCCTGTCCACACTGCCAGCCTCTGGGAATCCTGTGGGGACTTACTCACCagcttttcccttccttcccagggTTCCATATGGAGGAAGCCAGCGGAGATTGTACACCGTGCACGGATAAGGTGGATTACACCAATTATTCAAACACCCTCTCTTCTTGCTTACTCTGTAGGATTTGCAAATCAGGTACAGAACATGTCCCCATACCTACAGTTGGGTGATGAGATGGGATTTGAATGGAACGGGGAGTCAGAAACCTGATTTCCAGCCCAGCTAGGTCTTCATTCTACCCTGTCTTAGgtcagtaaaataaatgaaaacagaaattatttGTATTACGTATGCCACCTGGTAGGGAAGTCTTTCAGAACATCAGTTGGAAGGAGGGGAGTAATGTGTCCCTTGACGGAGGGGCTGGTTAGTGACAGCACTGGGGGCCTGGGTGAGTGGGACAGGGCTGGGTTTGAGCTGTGTGGCGAGTCTGGTTCTGGGCCAGGCCCCTGTGAGCCCTGTGACTTCTGCTCCGGGATCTcagcctctctcagccttcatgaCCAGCAGGGCCAGGTGTTGGGAAGTCACCCAAGCGTTCCTCTCCATCCAGAGTGTCTCATATTACACCCCGCCCCAGCCCACCCCGGCTCTTGCTCCTGATTTGTGATCTAAAACCTTTTTCTTCCCAATCCTGATGTAATCTGTAATGACGCATGGTCCCTTTTATATGCCTCTATTGGTGACACGTGAACAGTGGCTGTCCTTTGGATGGTCTGTGTGTGTTGCTGCAGAAAATGGCCCCCAAATTACTTCCTGAACTGAGTAGAACTGAGTGGGTGGGGATCTGGGTGGTGAAGAATGGTTGAGAGACACGTGAGGGAAACACACCCCCAAAACCTTATCTTTGGTCTccaggggaagaagagaaaagtccGTGCACCTCAACCAAGGACACTGAGTGTCAGTGCAAACCTGGCACTTTCCGTAGAGAAGATGCACCTGAATTCTGCTACAAGTGCAGCACCCGGTGAGACATGGGAGCCTAGGGGGCTCCCAACCCACAGAGACCCCCCAGTTTCCTTGTACCCCTTTCTCCGGTTTCCATGCAGCCCCTCCTACCTCCTCAGGGCTCCCTTGTGCCTGTGGGGTCTCCTGAGCATGCAGCAGCCCCTCCTCATGCCTCTGTGTGTCCTTCCCCAGGGCCCCCTTCCCACACCTCCTCAGAAGGAGCCTAGAAAGGCAAGTGTCTACCACAGACAAAAGTCATAATGAGGCCATATGTGTGCTCCTTCAAGCTTCCCATAAAACCCGAGCCAACTCAGCTGGCCTCACATCCAGCCCTTGTCCCCCAATAAGATCTGAATCTTTCCTATTTGGGGATTTAGGGGCCAATAGTAATTAGCTCTTCTCTGATGCTCCAGTGCTGGCTGCGATTGGTCGGAAGAGTCAACAGGTGGAGGACAAGAGGGTCCTTGTATTAAAGCTTGACTGAAGGATGAGGCTTGGCTTGTGCCCAAACCCTTCTGACCCTTGACTTGGATGAGATGCCCCTTCACTCAGGCTTCCCCTGCAGCCCAGGGAGGCCAGTGCAGGCCTTGCAGAGAAGGCCCAGCTCCTTAAGGGGCAGCTCTGAACACTCAGCAGGAGCCCTGGGGCCTGAAGTGCACAAGCCCAGATCCTTCTCCCACCCGACAAGGGGTAGTGAGGGGACCCAGCCCTGCAGACAGGACAAGCCTGTCCCTCCTGCACCGTCTTGTCAGGCTACCCCAGATGGgagttttctccctctttctcctcatccGGCCAGCTTTCCCTGACGGATCCCCTCCATGTCCTCCCTGTGTCTGTACCCAGGTGCCCTGATGGGATGGTCGTGGCCACGCCCTGTAGCCCCTTCAGTGACCTCAAATGTGTGGACCGAAAATCAGGTACCCAGGCCAGTGGGGAGGCCCTGGTTCCTGGAAAGACAGTGACCATGAGCCGGAGACTGCCCaccactccctctccctcttcagGCGCTTCACAGCTGGTGATCGGAATTGTAGCTGCCAGTGTCCTCCTGCTGCTGGTGCTGATCGCGTATGTTTTCCGGAGGTTCTTCATTCAAGGTGAGGTtctgggagggaaaggggaggcgCTGGCCCCCCTCCATCTCCCCACTCCTCCGGTTCCTCCTGGCCCGGCTCTGATCTTGTTCCCCGGGatccccctccacctcccacctcacCTGCTCCTACGAAGCCGGGATCACATCCGTCCCCCATCTCAGCTGACGGTCCTCTCTTCCCCCTGGCCAAGTCTGGTGTAGCAGGGGGCAGGGTCAGTTCTTAATGTCTTCAGGACCCCCAGCCGGGGCAGAGAGGTGGTCAGCGCCTTGACTGGGTGACAAGAGTCAGGAGGAGAGGGTCGTTCAGCAGAACCCCACAGAGATTTTACATGGGtttcattctatttcattttcccccttctcttctccctccccgaGGGTTCTCCAGACTTGGAATGGCCTGCTCCCTGTCACCAGGCCCGGGGCTCCTTGTTCAGTGTCTGCGTCCCCAGCCCACACCCCGTCCCTGGCACTgtccctggggagggaggtgctGCAAGAGGGCCCTCCGCACTGCTCAGGTGGATGCCTCTTCTCTTCTAGGTCGTGCTGTGGACCCTAAGTGCATGGACAAAGTGAGTTGGTTTCTCCAGGACCTGGTGGCATCAGGCCCTCAGTAACTGCTTGGCCCTGGGTGGACACGGTCCCCAGTTTGTCCTATACTGTTGTCCCTGGCTCTCTCAAGTGGCCTAGGAGCTCTGGGCTGACTGTAGGAGAGCAACTGGCCTGTTGAGAGCAGCCCTAAGGCTGGTTGGCAGTGCTAAACCTGTCCCTCTTACTGCTTGTGAGGCGCCCTCACCCCATAACCCTGGATGCACCCTGGGGCATGGAGGGTGTCAGGAAGGGGTGCTGAACCCCCCTTAGCACAGCACTAGGGTCCTGGTGCCATCAGCAGGGCCCTGGATGTGCTGAGTCTGTACCCACCTGGGGGGCACAGCATGGGAGTAGGTGGGGAGGCAAAACCCACAATGTCCCCCGCAGACACTACACGGATCTGTGGGTATGGACTCCTGAGTCAGTTCTTTGCCTTCCCAAGGTCCTCTTCTGGCGCTCACATCCCTTAAGAGGTCCTGGGGCTCTGGACAATGCCCACAACAACATGCTGATCAACAGAGATTCGCTGACTGATCTGGTCCCTGAGCAGGAGGTAGAAGAGCAGGTGAAGCCGACAGATGTCACGGCCCAGTCCCAGGGGGAAGCAAAGCGTCTGCTGGTGAGTGTGGTGCCCTGGCCCTTCTGCTTGCCCAGGCCTGAGGTAGAAACAGGGAAAGGCCGATGCTGGTCAGGTCTCCAGTCCCATGGGGAAGTGGTGATGGAGGGAGATCATGGTCATGGAGGGGAAGGGAGCCCACCCCCTGCTATGGTCGACTGGCAGCTCTTATGCTGCTTATCATCTGTCCTAGTGTCTAGAATAGCCAGAGTCGTCACTCCCATGATTGTTCAGTGATGGAATTAAAGCTATGTGATATTTTTCTGTGTGATTGTTACATGCTTTTAAGCCATTCCTCATCACGTTAggaatttcacatttatttcaaaattattattaaattgaaCCTATTTGAAAATTAGTATTTGTCTCAATGAATAGACATGTTTGTGGGGTGGCTTCCTAGTAGAAGTAAACTCTCTTAACATATTTttcactgtacacacacacacacagacgttTGGGGTCATATCATTTCAATAGTTTTGATATGacattattatatttcttttttggtaacaagcaaaaaaactgacttaaacttgtattttttttgttttgattattttcacATGATTGTTGTCTTGTCTGTTACGAGTCTTTCTAAGCAGACATGTTCTTGTGCCCATGAGtacatgcatgtgtgttttttcatttggtttaGTATTTTAATGTgcagaattttatatattaagtaaTTACATCTAtcgatacatttatttttcattgctcaGAGCTTTTAAAGTCCTTCATCAAACAGAAGATAAGATAAAATTCTCTAATTTCTTAGGTAggctttttttaaatgatgtgattGGTAGCATAGAGCTTATAAGCTAAatggaggaacttccctggtggcgcagtggttaagaatccgcctgccaatgcaggggacatgggttcgagccctggtccgggaagatcccacacgccgcggagcaactaagcccgagcaccacagctactgagcctgcgctctagagcccatgagccacaactactgagcccgcatgccacaactactgaagcccgcacacttagagcctgtgctccgtaacaagagaagccaccgcaatgggaagcccacacaccaccacaaagagtagcccgggCTCgcagcagctggagaaagcccgcatgcagcaatgaagacccaacacagccaaaaataaataaataaaattaaaaaaaaaaaaagctaaatggaatttattttgtgATAAATAAGACATGAGGAACTCCCTGAATTGTTCTGAGTTACCATCTCATTCCTTATGCTCGATTTAGCTGCTGATTTTTTGAGTATTaccttaatttataaattaatctaGGAAGAACTGagatcttttaaatattctgtatttttcttatgAAGAGAGGTAGCATTTTCAAGTCAAGTGTTTTATAATACCTCAACTAgatgtgtgtttttctttggcAAATTTCTCCTATTTCTTGTTGAGGCTGTGTCTTTGTATTACAAGTGTTCTGTAACCTTATGAGTCTATCTGACTCataattctttatataatttattgtctgCTACAATTTTTaacattcatccatccatccattcacatttaaatattttcgcTAAACCATTAGAGTTTTGTAAGAATACAATCGTGTATCAAATAATGACTATTTTGTCTTCTCCCTTCAAATATCCTACATTGTGTTTTTGCTTCACTTATGGCTGCATATGCCAGAATTTCAGAACAATGTTTGCTGGGCTCAGTTCTGGAACCCAGGATCCCTGATTAAGACCAAAGCTGTTCTCCACTGTGTTTTACAGGAACCAGCAGGAGCTGAAGGGTCTCACACGAGAGGAAGGCTGCTGGTTCCAGCAAACGGTGCAGACCCCACTGAAAGTGAGTGTTTTCCCCGG carries:
- the LOC118897349 gene encoding tumor necrosis factor receptor superfamily member 10A-like isoform X2 is translated as MALPAVTSRRPEQRALPDRKRQRGHSAPAASGSRASVPSPRLPFRGPRALIFVLLGVLLSTAAASAMHIRQEKFHQQLAAPQRWKRSRSEKLCAPGFHMEEASGDCTPCTDKVDYTNYSNTLSSCLLCRICKSGEEEKSPCTSTKDTECQCKPGTFRREDAPEFCYKCSTRCPDGMVVATPCSPFSDLKCVDRKSGTQASGEALVPGKTVTMSRRLPTTPSPSSGASQLVIGIVAASVLLLLVLIAYVFRRFFIQGRAVDPKCMDKVLFWRSHPLRGPGALDNAHNNMLINRDSLTDLVPEQEVEEQVKPTDVTAQSQGEAKRLLEPAGAEGSHTRGRLLVPANGADPTENLRLFFDDFATIVPCDSWDSLMRKLGLTQNEILLVREGVRVPRDALYEMLEAWVSNKGREASVNTLLDALEKLGQRLAKQNIQDHLLNSGKYVYEESKEGSAVS
- the LOC118897349 gene encoding tumor necrosis factor receptor superfamily member 10A-like isoform X3 codes for the protein MALPSVTPRRLGQRVPRDSTGQLGQSTQAASSTRAGRAPGPRPRLRGALVLIFVVPGVLLSTAAASAMHIRQEKFHQQLAAPQRWKRSRSEKLCAPGFHMEEASGDCTPCTDKVDYTNYSNTLSSCLLCRICKSGEEEKSPCTSTKDTECQCKPGTFRREDAPEFCYKCSTRCPDGMVVATPCSPFSDLKCVDRKSGTQASGEALVPGKTVTMSRRLPTTPSPSSGASQLVIGIVAASVLLLLVLIAYVFRRFFIQGRAVDPKCMDKVLFWRSHPLRGPGALDNAHNNMLINRDSLTDLVPEQEVEEQVKPTDVTAQSQGEAKRLLEPAGAEGSHTRGRLLVPANGADPTENLRLFFDDFATIVPCDSWDSLMRKLGLTQNEILLVREGVRVPRDALYEMLEAWVSNKGREASVNTLLDALEKLGQRLAKQNIQDHLLNSGK
- the LOC118897349 gene encoding tumor necrosis factor receptor superfamily member 10A-like isoform X6 → MALPSVTPRRLGQRVPRDSTGQLGQSTQAASSTRAGRAPGPRPRLRGALVLIFVVPGVLLSTAAASAMHIRQEKFHQQLAAPQRWKRSRSEKLCAPGFHMEEASGDCTPCTDKVDYTNYSNTLSSCLLCRICKSGEEEKSPCTSTKDTECQCKPGTFRREDAPEFCYKCSTRCPDGMVVATPCSPFSDLKCVDRKSGTQASGEALVPGKTVTMSRRLPTTPSPSSGASQLVIGIVAASVLLLLVLIAYVFRRFFIQGRAVDPKCMDKVLFWRSHPLRGPGALDNAHNNMLINRDSLTDLVPEQEVEEQVKPTDVTAQSQGEAKRLLEPAGAEGSHTRGRLLVPANGADPTESRSLQVSRE
- the LOC118897349 gene encoding tumor necrosis factor receptor superfamily member 10A-like isoform X1, whose product is MALPSVTPRRLGQRVPRDSTGQLGQSTQAASSTRAGRAPGPRPRLRGALVLIFVVPGVLLSTAAASAMHIRQEKFHQQLAAPQRWKRSRSEKLCAPGFHMEEASGDCTPCTDKVDYTNYSNTLSSCLLCRICKSGEEEKSPCTSTKDTECQCKPGTFRREDAPEFCYKCSTRCPDGMVVATPCSPFSDLKCVDRKSGTQASGEALVPGKTVTMSRRLPTTPSPSSGASQLVIGIVAASVLLLLVLIAYVFRRFFIQGRAVDPKCMDKVLFWRSHPLRGPGALDNAHNNMLINRDSLTDLVPEQEVEEQVKPTDVTAQSQGEAKRLLEPAGAEGSHTRGRLLVPANGADPTENLRLFFDDFATIVPCDSWDSLMRKLGLTQNEILLVREGVRVPRDALYEMLEAWVSNKGREASVNTLLDALEKLGQRLAKQNIQDHLLNSGKYVYEESKEGSAVS
- the LOC118897349 gene encoding tumor necrosis factor receptor superfamily member 10A-like isoform X4, with the protein product MALPSVTPRRLGQRVPRDSTGQLGQSTQAASSTRAGRAPGPRPRLRGALVLIFVVPGVLLSTAAASAMHIRQEKFHQQLAAPQRWKRSRSEKLCAPGFHMEEASGDCTPCTDKVDYTNYSNTLSSCLLCRICKSGEEEKSPCTSTKDTECQCKPGTFRREDAPEFCYKCSTRCPDGMVVATPCSPFSDLKCVDRKSGASQLVIGIVAASVLLLLVLIAYVFRRFFIQGRAVDPKCMDKVLFWRSHPLRGPGALDNAHNNMLINRDSLTDLVPEQEVEEQVKPTDVTAQSQGEAKRLLEPAGAEGSHTRGRLLVPANGADPTENLRLFFDDFATIVPCDSWDSLMRKLGLTQNEILLVREGVRVPRDALYEMLEAWVSNKGREASVNTLLDALEKLGQRLAKQNIQDHLLNSGKYVYEESKEGSAVS
- the LOC118897349 gene encoding tumor necrosis factor receptor superfamily member 10A-like isoform X5; amino-acid sequence: MHIRQEKFHQQLAAPQRWKRSRSEKLCAPGFHMEEASGDCTPCTDKVDYTNYSNTLSSCLLCRICKSGEEEKSPCTSTKDTECQCKPGTFRREDAPEFCYKCSTRCPDGMVVATPCSPFSDLKCVDRKSGTQASGEALVPGKTVTMSRRLPTTPSPSSGASQLVIGIVAASVLLLLVLIAYVFRRFFIQGRAVDPKCMDKVLFWRSHPLRGPGALDNAHNNMLINRDSLTDLVPEQEVEEQVKPTDVTAQSQGEAKRLLEPAGAEGSHTRGRLLVPANGADPTENLRLFFDDFATIVPCDSWDSLMRKLGLTQNEILLVREGVRVPRDALYEMLEAWVSNKGREASVNTLLDALEKLGQRLAKQNIQDHLLNSGKYVYEESKEGSAVS